CTGGCCGGTCGACCGCTTCACGCCGGAGCAGCCGAGCGCGAGCCGGCTTTCTTCGGCGCTCCGCCAGCGGACCGCCTTCTCTTCCTCGTACTTCTTCACGAAGCCGTACGCCGTCTTCTCGGCGACGGTGCCGATCGTGCCGGCGCGGAATACGTTCTTCTCGCCGAACAGCACCTTCGTGTAGTTATGCGCATGCGGCTGGTATTCGCCCGAGAAGTTCAGATCGATATCGGGAACCTTGTCGCCTTTGAAGCCGAGGAACGTCTCGAACGGGATGTCCTGCCCTTCGCCCTTGAGCGGCTTGCCGCAGCGCGGACAGTCCTTGTTCGGCAGGTCGAAGCCCGAAGGATACGAACCGTCGAGGAACCATTCGCTATATTGGCACTCCAGGCACAAGTAGTGCGCCGGCAGCGGGTTCACCTCGGAGATGCCGAGGAACGTCGCGACGACGGACGAGCCGACGGAGCCCCGGGAGCCGACGAGATACCCATCTTCGTTCGACTTCTTTACGAGCCGTTCGGAAATGAGGTAGTTCGCCGAGAAGCCGTATTTGATGATCGGGACGAGCTCCTTCTCGAGCCGCGCCGTGACGACCTCCGGGATCGGATCGCCGTACAGCTTGCGCGCGGTGTCGTAGCACTTGCTGCGAATCTCTTCCTCAGCGCCGTCGATGATCGGCGTGAACAGCTTGTCCGGGAACAGCTCGAACGTTTCGAACCGGTCGGCGAGCTCCGACGTGTTTTTCACAACCACTTCGTGCGCGACGTCATCGCCGAGGAACGAAAATTCCGCCAGCATCTCCTTCGTCGTCCGGAAGTGCGCCTCCGGCTTGCGCTGATCCTTCAGCGGGCTGAAGCCGGTGATGCCGTGAATCGTAATGTCGCGGAATAGCTTCTGGCGCGGGTGCGCATAGTGTACGTTGCCGGTCGCGACGACCGGTTTGCCGAGCTTCTTGCCGATCGCGAGCACCGTTCGGATCGCCTGCTGCAGCTGCGCGGCGCTGCCGACGAGCCCTTTGTCGACCAAATGTTCGTAGAACGTCAGCGGCTGAATTTCGAGCACGTCGTAAAACTCCGCCACGCTCTCCGCTTCTTCGAGCGATTTGTTGAGCACCGCTTCGAAAAACTCGCCCTTCTCGCAGCCGGACATGACGAGCAGTCCTTCCCGCAGCTCTTCGAGCTTCGACTTCGGAATGCACGCGACCCGGTTGAAATATTCGGTATGCGACAACGAAATAAGTTTATATAAGTTCTTCTTGCCGACCGCATTGAGCGCGTAAATGTTGCAGTGGAACGGTCGCGTATTGGACAAATCGGTGCCGACATAATCGTTCAGCTGCGACAGCACCTTCATATTCCGGCCGTCCGCCTCTTTGAGCAAATGCGTCAGCACTTCGCCGAGCGCCTTCGAGTCGTCGATCGCGCGGTGATGGCTCTCTAGCGACACTTTGAACTTGTCGGCGAGCGTGTTGAGACGATGGTTTTTCATCGATGGGAACAACAGCCGCGCCAACTCGAGCGTATCCAGCACCGGATTCGGCATTTCCGGCAAGCCGTGGCGTTTGCACGCCGCCTGCAAGAAGCCGGTATCGAATCGCGCGTTATGCGCGACGAGCACTGCGTCCCCGACCCATTCGACGAACTTCGGAATGATCTCGGATTCCTCGGGAGCGCCCGCGACCATGTCGTCCGTAATGTTCGTCAGCTGCGTGATGTTGTACGGAATTTTCTCGTGCGGGTCGATGAACGTTGCGAACTCGTCGACAACTTTGCCGTCGACCATTTTGACGCCGGCGAGCTCGATGATTTTGTTGTTCACGACCGACAGACCCGTCGTCTCGACGTCGTACACGACGTACGTCGCGCCCGCGAGCGGCCGATCGTCCGGCTTCAGTACGACCGGGACGGCGTCGTTGACGACGTTCGCCTCCACGCCGTAAATCATCTTGATGCCGTTCTTTTTCGCGACCTTCGCCGCTTCCGGGTACGCCTGCACTGCCGCGTGGTCGGTGATCGCGATCGCTTTGTGGCCCCATTTGGCAGCCAGCTTCACGTATTCGCCGATGTCGCTCACCGCGTCCATCGTGCTCATCGTCGTGTGCAGATGAAACTCCACGCGCTTCTCCGCGGCGTCGTCCATCCGCTCCGGCGGCGCGAGCACCTCGTTCAGGTCGTTGACCATCATGACGAGCTCCGGTACCTGCATGAATCGGTCGTACTCGACCTTCCCGCGCAGACGTACCCATTTGCCGACGGTAAGCAGCTTCAGCGTCTTCACGTCTTCCTTCGTTTTGGCGAAGCATTTGCACTGGAGCGAATCCGTGAAGTCGGTGATCGAGAACTGGAACAGCGTGCTGCCGTTGCGCAGCTCCTTCACCTCGAGCTGGAAGACGGTGCCCTGAATCGTAACCTTCTTCTCTTCTTCTTGGATGTTCTGGATCGGCACCGGCTGGTCTTTGATGTCGTAGCCGTACATCAGCTTATCCGGCGCATCGCTGGCCGCCGGCTCCGGTTCGCCCCCGTACGCCGCCTCGGACAGCAGCTCCTGGGTGAACATCCGCTCTTCCTCCAGGATTTTCGCCTGAAACCGTTCGTACTCCTCCGCCCGGTTTTCCGTAACGGAAAATTTCACGCGCAGCTCGCGCGCGAAATATTTCGAGTAGAACGTCTTGATCAGCTCGTCGACGCCTTTCTTCTTCGCCAGCTCCAGCGCGGTGTTGTCCAGCAGCGTCACATTGACGAGGTTGCCTTCCGTCTCCACCTTCGCCTTCGCCAGCCAGCCGTTGACCGATGCGACCTCGCGCTGCGCCCAATCGACGAACAGCGGCCAATACGCGTCGATCAGCTCGGCGTCCGCGACCTCCGGATCGTAGACGAGCACGAAGCGAATCGCAGCGACCTGCGCGAACCGCTCGACGACCGCCTTGCAGAACGCGCGGTACACGTCCGCAGGCACGAGCGTCGATTTGCGCAGGACGAACGTCCACTCGCGGTTCGTCCGGCTCGTCTCCACCCGATCGATATACCCGTCCCGAAAAAAAGAATCGATTACGTCGGTCGGGATGCCCGCCTGCTTCATCAGAAGCTCGAATCGATTCCGTTTGTCAGCCACAACGCTCAAAAGGGTCTCCTCCTACATCTCATACTTTTGCAACCGGCCCTCTTGACTCTGCAACTTTGCCTCTTTAGTTTGTGAAAACGCAGCGCGAACGCAGCCGTCCCCGGGAGAATACCGGGACCGGCGCGTCCGCGCGGCGGGAAAAGCTTAGTACGCCCGAGCGAAGGCGACCGTATGCTTGGCGTCGCCGCCGCACACGAGACATTTCGTTTTGCGTTCGGTCGGCTCGAACGGAATGTTCCGGCTCGTCGCGCCCGTTTCTTCCTTCACTTTGGACTCGCAGTCGCGCGAGCCGCACCAGCCGGCGAGGACGAAGCCTCTCAGCTTCTCGTCGTTCGCCTTCAGCTCGTCCAGCGTGTCGACGCTGCGAAGGTTTTCGTTCATGAATTGCAGCGCCCGCGCATACAGCTCCGCGTGCACGTCGTCCAGCATCCGCTGCACTTCGGCAACGATGTTGTCCAGCGCGACGATGCGCTTCTCGCCACTGACGCGCGAAGCGAGGACGGCTTGTCCGTTCTCCAAGTCGCGCGGCCCGAGCTCGATGCGAACCGGAATGCCGCGCATTTCGTACTCGTTGAACTTCCAGCCCGGGCTCAGGTCCGAACGATCGTCCATCCGGATGCGCACGCCCGCTTTCTTCAGGTCGGACAGCACTTCGGCCGCCTTCGCCAGCACCGGCTCGCGCTTCGCCGGCGGACCGATCGGGATGAGCACCGCCTGCGTCGGCGCCACCTTCGGCGGCAAGACGAGACCTTTGTCGTCGCCGTGCACCATGATCAGCGCGCCGATGAGCCGCGTGGACACGCCCCAAGAGGTCGTATGCACGAACTGCTGCTTGTTCTCGCGGTCTAAATATTTAATGTCGAAGGCGCTCGCGAAATTCGTGCCGAGGTAGTGCGACGTACCGGCTTGGACGGCCCGTCCGTCGCGCATCATCGCCTCGATCGAATACGTGTCGACCGCGCCGGCGAACTTCTCCGATTCCGTCTTCTGCCCGACGATGACCGGAATCGCCAGCACGTTCTCGACGAATTCGCGGTACGTCTCTAGCATGAGCATCGTTTCCTTACGCGCGTCTTCCTCGTTCTCGTGCGCCGTGTGGCCTTCTTGCCACAGGAACTCGCTCGTCCGAAGAAACGGCAGCGTCCGCTTCTCCCAGCGCACGACGTTCGCCCACTGGTTGATCAGGACCGGCAAATCGCGGTACGAGTGAATCCACTTCGCGTACATATGCCCGATCATCGTTTCCGACGTCGGACGAATGGCGAGACGCTCCTCGAGCTTCTCCCCGCCCGCCTCGGTCACCCACGGCAGTTCCGGATTGAAGCCTTCGACGTGCTCCTTCTCTTTCTCGAAGAAGCTCTCCGGGATGAATAACGGGAAATACGCGTTCCGGTGACCCGTCGCCTTGAACCGGTCGTCGAGCTGACGCTGGATCAATTCCCAAAGCTCGTAGCCGTCCGGCTTAAAGACGATACAGCCGCGCACCGGCGCGTAATCCATCAGATCCGCCTTGCGGATCGCATCCAAATACCAACGGGAAAAATCTTCGCTCTGCGGCGTAATTTCCCGATTGCCTGCCTGATTGTCCGTGTTTTTCGTCATTAGACCCGTTACCCCCGAAACAAACGCAAAATATCGTTATATGTGACAGCGACCATAAGCAGCATCAGCATCGCGAAGCCGATGAAGTGGACGAGGCTTTCCCGATCGCGGTCGATCGGCCGGCCGCGAATCGCCTCGAGGCCGAGGAACAGCAGTCGGCTTCCGTCCAGCGCCGGCACCGGCAGCAGGTTGAAGATCGCCAGGTACAAGCTCAGCATCGCCGCCCACCACGTGTAATACAAAAGGCCGGCGTTCGCAAGCTGCAGCGTCATTTCCGCCATGCGGACCGGTCCGCCCAAGTCGTCCAGCGTGAACTGGCCGAGAACGAGCATTTTGAAGCCTTCGAAAATGGTTACCGTCGCCGCCCACATCGTCGTGAAGCCGTTCGTCAGCCCTTCCTGCAGCGTGGCCGGCCGGGTGAGCGGCATCATTTCGACGCCGACGCGGATTTGCGCATTGCCGTTCGGATCCTCCGCCTCGATCGGCGTCATCTCCACGGCCACAGGTTTTCCGTCGCGCAGCACGACCCACTCCATCGGCTGGTCGGGAGACGAGGTGACGAGCTCGCGGATTTTCGACGAATTCGGCCCGATCTCGATGCCGTTGATCGATTGAATGATGTCGCCCGAACGAATGCCCGCCGCTTCCGCCGGTTCGCCCGGCGTTACCTTGTTGACGACGACGTTCACCGCGACGCCGTTGAGGAACGCGAAGGCGATGAACAAGCCCGCCGCCAGGATGACGTTCATCATCGGGCCGGCGAATATCGCCATCGCCCGCTGCCGCACCGTCTTGCCGGCGAACTGGCGATCCCACGGCGCGATCTGCATCGCTTGGCCGCGGGCGATCGTCACCGCTTCGGGATCGATCCGATACCGCTCTTCGATGCCGTCGACGTCGAGCCGAAGCTCCAGCCGATGCTCGAGGTCGATCGATTTCACCTCGCCGCGCACCGCGTTCATCCGCTCGTCGATGCGGTCGAGATACAGCCGCTTGACGACGTCGCCGTCCGCCTCCACCGCGATCGTCTGGCCGGGCGCGACGTTCACCGTCTCCGGATCCTCGCCCGCCATGCGGACGTAACCGCCGAACGGAAGCAGCCGCAGCGTATATTTCGTCTCGCCTCTGCGGAACGCGAACACCTTCGGGCCGAAGCCGATCGCGAATTCGCGCACGAGAATGCCCGCCCGCTTCGCGAAATAAAAATGACCCCACTCATGAATCGTCACCAACACGAAAAACAGTAAAACCGTCAGGGCGATGTTCTGCGGAGTCAATTGAGCCGTCATCAAAGTAAGCCGTTCCTCCTTACGCTCCCGGATGCAGCACATCCCAATCCCGGGGCAGTATGTCCTTATAGCTTACCATTATTCCCGAGGACGCTTCAAGAGAACGGAAACCGGGAGAAATTTCACAATTTTGCCGCGAAATCCCTTGCCCACGCGTCGGCTTCCCGAATCGCGCCGAGATCGGCCGCGCCGACGACGTCGTGCTTCGCGAGCGTCGATTCGACGATCGACTCGATCGCAAGGAACGGCACGGCGCCGGATAAGAAACGCGACACCGCGACCTCGTTGGCGGCGTTGAACACCGCCGTCGCCGTCCCGCCCGCGCGGCCCGCTTCATACGCGAGGCGCATCATCGGGTACCGCTCGAAGTCCATCGGGCGGAACGTGAGCTTGCCGAGCGCCGCGAGGTCCAGCGAATCGGCCGGCGAGCTCGGCCGTTCCGGGAAGGTAAGCGCATATTGGATCGGCACCCGCATATCCGGAACGCCCAATTGCGCGATGACGCTTTTATCTAAAAATTCGACGTACGAGTGAATGATCGATTCCGGGTGGACGAGCACGCGAATGCGGTCGTAGTCGACGCCGAACAGCCAATGCGCCTCGATGACCTCGAGGCCCTTGTTCGCCATCGTCGCCGAATCGATCGTCACCTTCGCGCCCATCGACCAGTTCGGATGCTTCAGCGCGTCGGCGACGGTCACGTTCGCGAGTTCGTGCCGCCCGCGGTCGCGGAAGCTGCCGCCGGACGCCGTCAGCGTCAGCGCCAGCACATCGTCGATGCGCGAGCCGTTCAGCGATTGGAAGATCGCGGAATGCTCGCTGTCGACCGGGATGAGCGGCACGCCGCGCAGCCGCGCGCGCTCGGTGACGATGCGGCCGGCGGCGACGAGCGTCTCCTTGTTGGCGAGCGCGATCGCCTTGCCCGCGTCGATGGCGGCGAGCGTCGGCTCGCAGCCGGCGCTGCCGACCATCGCCGACACGACGACGTCGGCGTCGTTCTCCGCCGCCACCGCGCGCACCCCTTCGTCGCCGTACAGGACGCGGGTGCCCGCCGGCACGAGCGCCGCGAGCCGCTCGGCATGCGCCTTCGTCGCGACCGACACGATCTCCGGCCGGAACCGGTGCGCCTGCTCCACGAGCAGCTCCACGTTCGAGCCCGCCGCGAGCGCCGCCACGCGAAACCGCTCCGGATGATGCGCCGCGATGTCGAGCGTTTGCGTGCCGATCGAGCCCGTGCTTCCCAAAATCGCGATTGTTTTCATGAAACCTCTCCTATTGCGGCAGCAGCCCGAGCAGATGGACGAACGGAAACACGATGATCCACGAATCCGTCCGGTCCAGGATGCCCCCGTGGCCGGGCAAAATCGTGCCGGAATCTTTAATGTTGCGCACGCGCTTGTACGCGGATTGGATCAGATCGCCGAGCTGGCCGAGAACCGACACGAGCAAGCCGATGGCGACGGCTTCCCGCACGGTGAGCAGTTCGGGGCGAATCATCGCGAACGCGACCGCCGTCGCGATCGACACGAGGATGCCGCCGACGGCGCCTTCCACCGTCTTCTTCGGCGAAATCGACGGCCACAGCAGCTTCTTCCCGAGCAGCCTGCCCGCGAAATACGCGCCGACGTCGGTCAGCCAAATGCAGCCGAACAGCAGCAGCGTCCAGAAGAGCCCCTCCGGCATCCAGCGCGTGTAGATCATATAGTGAAACCCGACGCCTATGTAAACGACACCGATAAACAGCAGCGCGATTTTATCGATGCTCGTCCGATTTTGCGAAATGACCGTCAGCGCGAAAAACAAAAACATGAGCAGCCAGACGACCGTCTGCTGCGGCGGCACGCTCCAGCCGAACAGCATGTTCCATGGCACGACCAGATACAGGATGCCGGCGAAGCCGACGAGCGACGCGGGTTCCCTCGCTTTGGCCCCGTTCAGCCTCACGAACTCCTGGTAGGCGATGACCGCCAGCAGCGTGATTAGCAGCGTATACCAGCCGCTGCCCGCGGCCAGCATCGTCAGAAAGAAAAGCGCGGCAAGCAATCCCGTAATGATGCGTTGACGCATGTCAGCCGTACTCCCTTCTTCGCCGCCTCCGTTACAGCTTCCCGTATCGGCGCGCGCGCCCTTGATAAGAACGAATGGCTTCGTGGAAATGCTCCGTACTGAAATCCGGCCAGAACACGTCAGTAAACCAGAGCTCCGTATACGCGAGCTGCCATAGCATGAAGTTGCTGATGCGCACCTCGCCGCTCGTCCGGATCAGCAGGTCGAGCTCCGGCAAACCGTCCGACTGCAAAAACGCGTTGATATCGGCTTCCGTCAGCTCATCGGGGTCGAGCCGGCCGTCCCTCGCCGCCTCGGCGACTTGACGCATGCCGAGCAGCAGCTCGCGGCGGCCGCCGTAATTCATCGCAAAATTCAAAATAAGTCCGGTATTATGCCGAGTCTCCTCGATGGCCGCATCGACCGCCCGCAGCGTATGCTCAGGGAGCCCTTCCCGCTCTCCCATCATGCGGATGCGCACGTTTTTCGCCTTCAGCTCCTCGATTTCCAGCGGAAAAAATTCTTGAGGCAGCTTCATGAGAAAATCGACTTCTTCTTGCGGACGCTTCCAATTTTCGGTCGAGAACGCGTACAGCGTTAACGCCTTGATGCCGAGCGCATCGGCGGCGATCGCGATCGTCTTGACGTTCTTCATGCCGGCTCGGTGGCCGGCGATGCGCGGCATCCCGCGCTGCCGGGCCCACCGCCCGTTGCCGTCCATGATGATGGCGACATGCTTCGGAACGTTGTCAAGGCGCACCGGCTCGTCCGTCGACGGCTTCTTTCCCTCTCGGAACCACCCGAAAAGACGGTTCATGACGCTTCCCCTTCCGCTTCCCGCGTTAACGTGTTTATGCAACAACCCCCTGCCGCATGAAGCCAGGGGGCCGTTCGAGTACGATCACACTTCCATGATTTCCTTCTCTTTAGCGGCAAGCACTTTGTCGACTTCCGCCACGAACCGGTCGGTCAGCTTTTGGATGTCGTCCTGATGGCGCTTGGACTCGTCCTCCGAAATCTGATCCTTCTCCAGCTTCTTGATGTCGTCGTTCGCGTCGCGGCGAATGTTGCGGATCGCTACCTTCGCCTCTTCGCCGAACTTTTTCGTCATTTTCACGAGGTCCGCACGGCGTTCCTCCGTCAGCGGCGGCATCACGAGGCGGATCGCGTTCCCGTCGTTCGTCGGCGTAATGCCGAGATCCGATTTCATGATCGCCTTCTCGATCGCCGAGAGCGAGCTCTTATCCCACGGCTGGATGAGCAGCGTGCGAGAATCCGGCGTATTGATGTTCGCCAGCTGGTTGACCGGCGTCGGCGTGCCGTAATATTCGACTTGGATGCGGTCGAGCAGCGCCGGCGTGGCCCGGCCCGCGCGCAGCGTGGACAGGTCGCGCTTCAGCGCGCCGATCGCTTTCTCCATCCGTTCTTCTGCGTTCTTCTTAATCGTTGCCGGCATAGAAATTACACTCCCTTCAAGATCGTCGTGCCGATTTTTTCGCCCTGCACGACGCGGCGAATGTTCCCCGGTTCCGAGATCGAAAACACGACCAACGGAATGTTGTTGTCCATGCACAAGGAGGCTGCCGTCGAATCCATAACGCCAAGGTTTTGGTTCAGCATTTCCATATACGTAAGCGTATCGTATTTGACTGCTTCCTTGTTGACGAACGGATCCGCGGAGTAGACGCCGTCGACTTTGTTTTTCGCCATCAAGATCACTTCCGCTTCGATTTCGGCGGCGCGCAGCGCAGCCGTCGTATCGGTCGAGAAGTACGGATTGCCCGTGCCCGCGGCGAAAATGACGACGCGTCCTTTCTCCAAGTGCCTCATGGCCCGGCGGCGAATGTACGGTTCGGCCACCTGCTGCATGTTGATCGACGATTGAACGCGCGTCGGCACGTCCAGCTTCTCCAAGGCGTCTTGAAGCGCCAAGGAATTCATAACGGTCGCAAGCATGCCCATATAATCGGCGGTCGCGCGGTCGATGCCTTTGGCGCTGCCGGAAATGCCGCGCCAAATGTTGCCGCCCCCGACGACCACGGCCACCTCGACGCCAAGCCGCACGACTTCCTTCACCTGTTCGGCGATCGTCGAAATCATTCCCGCTTCGATGCCGTACCCCGCTTGGCCCGCGAGCGCTTCGCCGCTCAGCTTCAATACGACACGCTTGTAAACCGGTTTACTCAAATTGCCCAGCCTCCGTTTCGCTTCCCGTAAAGCACCTGCTTCTTCTCTTAAAAAAGAAGGAACACGCCGTGTTCCTTCCGTCTCTTCTTACTTGTTCACTTGCGCCATGACTTCTTCGACGAAGTTATCCTGTTTCTTCTCCAGGCCTTCGCCGAGCTCGAAGCGGACGAAGCGGCGGATCGAGATGTTCTCGCCGATGGTGGCGATCTTTTCGTTCACGAGCGTTTGGATCGTTTTTTCCGGATCTTTGACGAACGTCTGCTCCAGCAAGCAGAACTCTTCGTAGTACTTGCTCATGCGGCCTTCGACCATTTTGTCGACGATGTGCGCCGGCTTGCCTTCGTTGAGTGCTTGCGCGCGGAGAATTTCTTTCTCCTTCTCAAGCTCTTCTTGCGGCACTTCTTCGCGGGTTACGTACTTCGGGCTCGCTGCCGCGATTTGCATCGCGACGTCTTTCACGAACTCGCGGAACGAATCCGTCTTCGCGACGAAGTCCGTTTCGCAGTTAACTTCTACAAGAACGCCGATCCGTCCGCCAGCGTGAATGTACGACTCTACGAGACCTTCCGTCGCGATCCGGCCCGCTTTGTTTTTCGCTGCGGCGAGACCCTTCTCGCGAAGAATTTCGCTCGCTTTCGTCAAATCGCCGTTCGCTTCCTCGAGTGCCTTTTTGCAATCCATCATGCCTGCGCCCGTCTTTTCGCGCAGTTCCTTTACCAATGCCGCAGTAACCGCCATTATGGTATCCTCCTTTATATGGTAGAGCGTTAGTCTATGTATCCGAAAAAAAGGGGAGTGATCGGTTTGATCAACCCCCACCCACCCTTTTCTTAGGTCTTACATTCCATTATGCGCTCGTTTGCTCGCCTTGATGCGCTTCGATCACGGCGTCCGCCATTTTCGACGTGAGCAGCTTGACGGCGCGAATCGCGTCGTCGTTACCCGGGATGACGTAGTCGATCTCGTCCGGATCGCAGTTCGTGTCGACGATGCCGACGATCGGGATGCCGAGCTTGCGAGCTTCGGCAACGGCGATGCGCTCTTTGCGCGGGTCGATGATGAACACCGCGTCCGGCATGCCGCGCATATTCTTAATGCCGCCGAGGAACTTCTCGAGGCGCTCGTGTTCTTTCTTCAGCAAGATGACTTCCTTCTTCGGGAGCAGGTCGAACGTGCCGTCCGCTTCCATACGCTCAAGATCTTTCAAGCGGTTAATCCGCTTCCGGATCGTTTCGAAGTTCGTCAGCGTGCCGCCGAGCCAGCGCTGGTTGATGTAGAATTGACCGCAGCGAGCGGCTTCTTCCGCAACCGAATCTTGCGCTTGCTTCTTCGTGCCCACGAACAAGATCGTGCCGTTGTTTTCTGCGACGGATTTGACGAAATTGTAAGCCTCTTCGACCTTCTTAACCGTCTTTTGCAAATCGATAATGTAAATCCCGTTACGTTCCGTGAAGATGTACTTGTCCATTTTCGGGTTCCAGCGACGAGTTTGGTGACCGAAGTGCACGCCCGCCTCCAGAAGCTGTTTCATGGAAATTACTGCCATCTTACACGCACCT
The window above is part of the Paenibacillus sp. genome. Proteins encoded here:
- the tsf gene encoding translation elongation factor Ts, with the translated sequence MAVTAALVKELREKTGAGMMDCKKALEEANGDLTKASEILREKGLAAAKNKAGRIATEGLVESYIHAGGRIGVLVEVNCETDFVAKTDSFREFVKDVAMQIAAASPKYVTREEVPQEELEKEKEILRAQALNEGKPAHIVDKMVEGRMSKYYEEFCLLEQTFVKDPEKTIQTLVNEKIATIGENISIRRFVRFELGEGLEKKQDNFVEEVMAQVNK
- the rpsB gene encoding 30S ribosomal protein S2; translated protein: MAVISMKQLLEAGVHFGHQTRRWNPKMDKYIFTERNGIYIIDLQKTVKKVEEAYNFVKSVAENNGTILFVGTKKQAQDSVAEEAARCGQFYINQRWLGGTLTNFETIRKRINRLKDLERMEADGTFDLLPKKEVILLKKEHERLEKFLGGIKNMRGMPDAVFIIDPRKERIAVAEARKLGIPIVGIVDTNCDPDEIDYVIPGNDDAIRAVKLLTSKMADAVIEAHQGEQTSA